One region of Solanum pennellii chromosome 6, SPENNV200 genomic DNA includes:
- the LOC107021672 gene encoding ent-copalyl diphosphate synthase, chloroplastic yields the protein MSISASFLRFSLTAHYQPPSSSSPPNQPFKFLRSNREHVEFNRILQCNAVSRRRTKDYKEVQSGSLPVIKWDDIAEEVDVETHTLEVYDPSSNKEHIDAIRSMLGSMGDGEISVSAYDTAWVAMVKDVKGTETPQFPSSLEWIANNQLADGSWGDNSIFLVYDRVINTLACVIALKSWNLHPDKILLGMSFMRENLSRIGDENAEHMPIGFEVAFPSLIEIAKKLGLDFPYDSPVLQDIYASRQLKLTRIPKDIMHKVPTTLLHSLEGMTDLDWQKLLQFQCTDGSFLFSPSSTAYALMQTQDHNCLNYLKNAVHKFNGGVPNVYPVDLFEHIWTVDRLQRLGISRYFELEIKECIDYVSRYWTNKGICWARNSPVQDIDDTAMAFRLLRLHGYAVSADVFKHFESKGEFFCFVGQSNQAVTGMYNLYRASHVMFSGEKILENAKIFTSNYLREKRAQNQLLDKWIITKDLPGEVGYALDVPWYASLPRLETRFFLEHYGGEDDVWIGKTLYRMPFVNNSLYLELAKSDYNNCQALHQFEWRRIRKWYYECGLGEFGLSEKRLLVTYYLGSASIFEAQRSTGRMAWVKTAALMDCVRSQQVSAAAFLCEFAHYSSTTLNSRYNTEDRLVGVILGTLNHLSLSALLTHGRDIHHYLRHAWENWLLTVGEGEGEGEGGAELIIRTLNLCSVHWISEEILLSHPTYQRLLEITNRVSHRLRLYKGHSEKQVGMLTFSEEIEGDMQQLAELVLSHSDASELDANIKDTFLTVAKSFYYSAYCDDRTINFHIAKVLFERVV from the exons ATGTCGATCTCAGCTTCTTTTTTAAGATTTAGCCTCACTGCTCACTATCaacctccttcttcttcttctccaccAAATCAACCTTTCAAATTCCTTAGAa GCAACAGAGAACATGTTGAATTCAATCGAATTTTGCAATGTAATGCTGTTTCTAGACGTCGTACAAAAG aTTACAAAGAGGTGCAAAGTGGTTCGTTGCCGGTTATCAAGTGGGACGACATCGCAGAGGAAGTGGACGTGGAAACACACACACTTGAG GTGTACGATCCATCCTCCAACAAGGAACATATCGATGCTATTCGATCGATGCTAGGATCAATGGGAGACGGAGAAATAAGCGTCTCGGCTTATGACACAGCATGGGTTGCCATGGTGAAAGATGTGAAGGGAACTGAAACTCCTCAGTTCCCTTCAAGTCTTGAGTGGATTGCGAACAATCAGTTGGCTGATGGTTCATGGGGTGACAACTCCATTTTCTTGGTCTATGATCGTGTCATCAACACATTGGCTTGTGTTATTGCCTTGAAGTCATGGAACTTGCATCCTGACAAGATTCTACTTG GAATGTCGTTTATGAGAGAGAATTTGAGCAGGATTGGTGATGAGAATGCAGAGCACATGCCTATAGGCTTCGAAGTGGCATTTCCTTCACTCATTGAGATTGCTAAAAAGTTAGGCTTAGATTTTCCTTATGATTCTCCCGTCTTGCAAGACATCTATGCCAGTAGACAACTTAAGCTCACAAG GATACCAAAGGACATTATGCACAAAGTCCCCACAACTTTACTCCACAGTTTGGAAGGAATGACAGATTTGGACTGGCAAAAGTTGCTTCAATTTCAGTGCACTGATggctcttttctcttctctccatCTTCCACTGCATACGCACTTATGCAAACTCAAGATCATAATTGTCTCAATTATCTCAAAAATGCTGTCCACAAATTCAACGGCGGAG TTCCAAATGTGTATCCAGTGGACCTATTTGAACATATTTGGACCGTTGATCGGTTGCAAAGGCTTGGAATTTCTCGATATTTTGAGCTAGAAATAAAAGAGTGCATTGATTACGTTAGCAG atATTGGACAAATAAAGGAATCTGCTGGGCTAGAAATTCCCCAGTTCAAGACATTGATGACACGGCTATGGCTTTTAGACTTTTGCGCTTGCATGGCTACGCCGTTTCTGCTG ACGTATTCAaacattttgagagcaaaggtGAATTTTTCTGCTTCGTGGGGCAATCAAATCAAGCAGTGACAGGAATGTATAATCTTTATAGGGCATCTCATGTAATGTTCTCAGGAGAGAAAATACttgaaaatgcaaaaattttcACTTCTAATTATCTAAGAGAAAAACGAGCTCAAAATCAACTGCTAGACAAGTGGATCATTACTAAAGATTTACCTGGAGAG GTGGGATATGCATTAGATGTGCCATGGTATGCTAGCCTACCCCGCCTAGAAACAAGGTTCTTTTTAGAACATTATGGTGGTGAAGATGACGTGTGGATTGGCAAAACATTGTATAG GATGCCATTTGTTAACAATAGCCTATACCTAGAGCTAGCGAAATCGGACTATAACAATTGCCAAGCTTTGCACCAGTTCGAGTGGAGAAGAATTCGCAA GTGGTACTACGAATGCGGGCTAGGAGAGTTTGGATTAAGCGAGAAAAGGTTGTTGGTGACGTACTATTTAGGCAGTGCTAGTATATTTGAGGCACAAAGGTCGACCGGGCGAATGGCTTGGGTCAAAACCGCAGCTCTTATGGACTGTGTGAGGTCCCAACAAGTATCTGCAGCTGCATTTCTTTGCGAATTCGCACACTACTCTAGCACCACTCTGAATTCGAG GTACAACACAGAAGATAGGCTCGTTGGGGTCATTCTTGGAACCCTAAATCATCTCTCACTGAGTGCCTTATTAACACATGGCAGAGACATCCATCACTACTTGCGTCATGCT tGGGAAAATTGGCTACTGACGgtaggagaaggagaaggagaaggagaaggaggtGCTGAACTCATAATTCGCACCTTAAATTTGTGCAGCGTTCATTGGATATCGGAGGAGATATTGTTGTCCCATCCAACTTACCAAAGGCTATTGGAAATTACCAATAGAGTTTCTCACCGACTCCGTCTCTACAAG GGACACAGTGAAAAGCAGGTAGGAATGTTGACTTTTAGTGAAGAAATAGAAGGCGACATGCAACAGCTAGCAGAGCTCGTGCTATCTCATTCAGATGCTTCCGAATTGGATGCCAATATCAAAGACACTTTTCTCACTGTTGCCAAAAGTTTTTACTACTCAGCTTATTGTGATGATAGAACAATTAACTTTCACATAGCCAAAGTGCTATTTGAAAGAGTAGtttaa
- the LOC107022525 gene encoding DUF724 domain-containing protein 2-like — protein MAEPNDANENHQLIIDIISDNIRETAYKKQETTLIFQINDDIEVASQEEGYIGSYYQASIVHPIGAYHYKVKYKTLVNDDKTTPLEESVHVSEVRPIPPAIPHETRPMEIYEIVDVYANEGWWFGVITAKVEQDYYVYFPTTEDTVAYSIDKLRVHQEWSDGNWIIPLLR, from the coding sequence ATGGCAGAACCAAATGATGCAAACGAAAATCACCaattaataattgatattatCTCAGATAACATTAGAGAGACAGCATATAAGAAACAAGAAACAACgttaatatttcaaataaatgatGACATTGAAGTAGCAAGCCAAGAAGAAGGCTATATAGGTTCTTACTACCAAGCAAGTATTGTTCATCCGATTGGTGCTTATCATTACAAAGTCAAATACAAAACACTGGTGAATGATGATAAAACGACGCCACTAGAGGAGTCGGTACATGTTTCAGAGGTCCGTCCTATTCCACCTGCTATTCCACATGAAACAAGGCCAATGGAAATCTACGAGATCGTTGATGTGTATGCCAATGAGGGATGGTGGTTCGGGGTAATCACTGCCAAAGTTGAACAAGATTACTATGTCTATTTTCCTACTACAGAAGATACCGTTGCCTATTCTATTGATAAGTTGAGGGTTCATCAAGAATGGTCTGATGGCAACTGGATAATTCCTTTATTAcgttaa